From the Simplicispira suum genome, the window GCTGGGGGCGGTGGCGCAGTCGTACAACGTGATCATGGCAATGTCCTTGGCGGGGTGGAGGGGCTAGGGCCTGTTAACACTATGCAAGGCAATCGCGTTGTCTCGCAAAGGGGCTGTATGCAAGGCGCACGTGCGCAGCAAGGCTGGTGCCTTGCAAGCGCGGGCAAAGCCGCAGACGGCCCCTTTGCGAGACAACCCGAAGGGAAGGCCATCAGAGCCCGCCCCTGGGCGTTGCGCTCCTTGAGCGTGCGGACGCACGCACGGCGTCGCGCGCCTTGATGGGCAGGTTCTGATGACCTTCGCGACCCCTTGCATAGTGTTATCAGGCCCTAATTCGCTGGATTGAGCTTGTCCTGCGTTTGGGTGTCGAAGTCGCTCGCGTCATGGCGCTCATGCAACTGGCTGGCGGGTTCGCCCCAGGTGCGGTTCACCTTGCGGCCGCGCTGCACCGCCGGGCGCTGCGCAATCTGCTCGGCCCAGCGGAGCACATGCGTGTATTCGTGCACCTGCAAAAATTCGCCTGCCTCGTACAACTGACCTTTGGCCAGTGCGCCGTACCACGGCCAGATCGCCATGTCGGCAATCGTGTAGTCGCTGCCGGCGATGAATTCGTGCTCTGCCAGGCGCTTGTTCAGCACGTCCATCTGGCGCTTGACCTCCATGGCAAAGCGATCAATGGGGTATTCGAACTTCTCCGGCGCATAGGCATAAAAATGCCCGAAACCGCCGCCCAAAAACGGCCCGCTGCCCATTTGCCAGAACAGCCATGAAAGGCACTCGGCGCGCGCGGCGCCGCTGGCAGGGACAAAGGCGCCGAACTTCTCCGCCAGGTACAACAGGATGGCGCCGGACTCGAACACCCGCACGGGCTTGCCCGCATCGCTGCGGTCCAGCAGCGCTGGAATCTTGGAATTGGGGTTCACCGACACAAAGCCGCTGCCAAACTGCGCGCCTTCCTGGATATTGATCAGCCAGGCGTCGTACTCGGCCCCACTGTGGCCCGTCGCCAGCAATTCCTCCAGCATCACCGTGACTTTGACGCCATTGGGTGTCGCCAGCGAATAAAGCTGCAGCGGATGCCTGCCCACCGGCAGCTCCTTGTCGTGTGTGGCGCCGGAGATGGGCCGGTTGATGCTGGCAAATTTGCCGCCGTTTTCCTTGTTCCACTGCCAGACGGCGGGCGGGGTGTAGGGGGTGGAATCACTCATGCAACAAGCTCCTCGAACAAATCAGACAGGCGCGACCCGCAGGTGCGCAACAAAAATCAGTGTAGCGACGCTGCTCGTTTCGTGTATCTCGGGGCCAAAAACCGCCTGGGCAGCCCGCTTGAAGGGATGCGACCGGCGCTGATGCCGGGCAAAGCGCCCTTAGCGCGTGCGTCTTTGACTTTTGGGGAGCAAGGCAGCAACG encodes:
- the yghU gene encoding glutathione-dependent disulfide-bond oxidoreductase, whose product is MSDSTPYTPPAVWQWNKENGGKFASINRPISGATHDKELPVGRHPLQLYSLATPNGVKVTVMLEELLATGHSGAEYDAWLINIQEGAQFGSGFVSVNPNSKIPALLDRSDAGKPVRVFESGAILLYLAEKFGAFVPASGAARAECLSWLFWQMGSGPFLGGGFGHFYAYAPEKFEYPIDRFAMEVKRQMDVLNKRLAEHEFIAGSDYTIADMAIWPWYGALAKGQLYEAGEFLQVHEYTHVLRWAEQIAQRPAVQRGRKVNRTWGEPASQLHERHDASDFDTQTQDKLNPAN